The Trichomycterus rosablanca isolate fTriRos1 chromosome 6, fTriRos1.hap1, whole genome shotgun sequence DNA segment TTTGTTGTTGTGTTGCCATACAAACCAACTCATTTCTCAAGACTACTGATGCTAATTCATGctaatttaatgttatttaataacattaatgttgttatttattataccTGGTTGTGATCTCACTTTTGAATGATAATCATCTGAATTGCTGCATTCCTTTTGTGCCTTAGAGtttaaaaaattgaaaaataaaatacttatttaaatgaaaatgtttcttttttatttgttttgcattttttccaattttcctcccaatttagtcatatccaattacccgattgcattattcTTCCTTTCtaccgatgctgatctccactgctgattgaggagagcgatactgtcacacgccccctccgacacatgtgcagtagccgactgcatcttttcacctgcactaggcgagtttatatgcggatcagctttgtgtacggaggaccacaccctgatcaacaacATATTTACCCaactgtgcagacgccatcagtcagccagcagaggtcgtaattgcatcagttattaggTCCCTATCCTGCTTCCCACCTTGTATGAACATCAAGCCAATCATTggtcatgtagctgcccagcccagccggatggcagagctgagtttcaaccgacaagtttgaaaatgtttattttgattGTACAGCTTATTGCCTCCTAATCAGCGTTTTAGCTTTACTTATGATTtcagttttttcatttttatagattttattaTGGTTTTgttcatttcttatttttgtTCATTCAGGTTGATGAGTCTGACTCCACCTGCAACACTGAGAACACGGCAGGGTTATACAAGGGTACCgtacacactcacccattcactcactcactcaacctgCATGTTTAGGATGAGGGAAAccgaaacatttaaacattctcCTCAGACATTGACTGATGGCAAGGATTGTATGTCCCCAGGCACCCCCTCCACCAGCCTTCCaccaaattaattttatttattatttttatttattaggattttaacgtcatgttttacacactttaattacattcatgacggaacaggtagttactggctacacaagattcatcagttcacaggtttaatgtcaaacacagtcatggacaagtttgtatctccaattcaccttacttgcatgtctttggactgtgggaggaaaccggagctcctgcaggaaacccacacagacacagaccccacctggggatcgaactcaggaccttcttactgtgaggcgacagtgcaagcCATCATGCCGCCCCCTTCCACTGAATGAAGATTAATTTATAATCTTCATATATTTACAGTTAAAATATgaattttagttttaaaatgttgttttatttgaAAATTTGAAGTTTGGTGTTTAGTTTTATcattttttccactttttttcccttaattttctcccctaatctagtcgtgtccaattaccctgattgcgtcctctatactgattcgcctgtgcaggcgccatcagtcagccagtagtggctgcagttgcaccagttatgatgacctatgatccgactttttacccctaaccctgaacaacagccaatcgttgttcatgctgccgcccagcccagtcagaagacagagctgagattcgttaCAGTGCAGGTTCCCATCATGCGTTGGTCATTTTCAATTCTAGTCATTCTAGCATCTTCTTAGTTATTTTCTTTGCTTGATGCAGGGCAGTAGTTTGACCATTCTCAATCACAGTAACATTGTTATGACCATGGGGTACATCTTCAGATTGTTTAAATGtaacattgtaaataataatacatgcattttaaaaagtactCATGTTGTCCTTGTTCTTAGTTGCATCTCTGTCTCGGTCAAACTTGTTCAGCTGGCTCTACACAAAAATATGTGTGTAAATTAAAGCTAGCAGATGTGTAAACCATTAATACCATGGTACAATCAGAGCCTGTATTTCATGTGCCTCCAGCAGAACAAATGCAGTGCGTTAATAGGGCTTAAAGCTAACTGACTAACAGTGGACTGGAAAATGCAGTTTAACCagaaagtaaaaagaaagaaaccaaGAAGTAACGTGTAACAGGTCCACCTGTTATATAGATCAGTATGGGGCCATGAATTACACTATTATGCCTACCTGCCATGCCCTGGTAgtggggcatggaggcacagatgactgATGGGCTAGTTGCTTAAATGGGCAGCCTCTGCCTTATTAAGCATTATTTGCAGCTGAAGTCTCTTTATAATCATGCCCTCAAGACCAAATCATTGCTGTCATTTCTTTGTGTTCCTGCACTTCTATCTCCGAGGCTGTGTTGCCTGGCTTGAACTATCtctttttttatgcttttctccccctttctctcccaatttagcgtagccaatccgctgctgcACTCAGATTCAAACCGGGGGGATCAGAATttcggcgctggtgtgttttccCCAAATGTGTATGTCAGCACTTAATTCAGCCAGTGTTGCAGTATATTTTGCCTAATAGGCACCCCTATTACCAAACCCAGCAGATAATTCTATACTGGACGGAAGCTGCGTCAATTGATGAAATAGCTACTCCACTAACCTGTTTATAGCTGCAGTTGCTGCTAAGTTCcctctgtttatatttttttctcgAAAAGTCAGGGTGTCACATaatggtggactgagtagctggcacatttgtgacaaccagtttttatttttattttgtctgtatCCCTTTCCTGCCCTACCTCTCCGTTTTATAGTTTGgccattttgtattttattaattactttattttgtggTTCTTTAGCCACAGGGTTATTTTGCCAtggtttgtctgtttgtttgctttttaaaattaaactttattaatttttttgtaaatttatccAACCCTCTCCAGCAGACAGAATATTAGAACatctcccacctcccaaaattctaaatattatttattggcTACTCTGAATTGCTACCTTGGTGAAAGCTGCTGAGTATATGTGTAACTGCAAAATAATGtggttattaaaagtaaagtaataCATTTGTACAACAGCACATTGGTGCAGTCAGTGCAAGAAAGTAACAAGTCTCAGGGACCTAAGCTGATCCACAGCTTGTTTCCAACATTGGCTACTTTGTGTTGGCTATTTTAAACTGCTTCTCTGTGTGAGTGattgtgtgatgccctgtgatagatttgTGTCCAACATGTGCTTCTGCCTTGCACTCCGGGTGCTGACCTTGATGAAATAATCAGTGAAAAGACTTACCAGAGCCAGTGAGGTGAATGTTGCAGTTGCTATTTACTTCAGCAAAGTAAATATTGTAACACATGCACTGCAACAAAATGTCTTTTGCTACAGAAATAATCAGAAATTAAATGAACACTTAAGGCATATTGTGCAAATAATGTGAGAAGATTACATATGATGCTGCGAAGATTAATTTGAAACTCCAATAGATTACTGGTAAGTATGGCTATGCTTTTTCATGCCCAGACACGTTAAAGACCAGTTAAAGCCAGTTAAGTGAAGATCATAATCTATAAATCTAAGACAATTCTAAATCCACCCCAATTAAATACTTATTGTTAAACAGACCCACCTCAATGCAGGGGTTGGGCTCAATAAAGATTTAACCCAAACTGAGTGAGTAATACAATGCAGTAAAGCAACCATTTAGTAAATTCAGTTAAATTACAGCCTAACATAGCAAACCAAAGTCAGTAAGTGTTCTAAACTGCACACCTGTTAGTTAAAACTGTAGATTGGCAGATATTGGTTctgtggcaagaccttaaacTCATGCTCAAAAACCTCTAATGCAGCCAAATTAAAGAAATTCTACaaagctggttcaagccccaccactgccaggttgccactgttgggtccttgagcaagtcccttaatcctcaattgcttagacaatatactgtcacagtactgtaagtcgctttgtataaaagcgtctgctaaataccgtaaatgtaaaatgaaaatctttaaagaaatagatgggggtaaacacttttttacaGCATTGTATTGTGGGAAATGTACAAAGTGCTAGATGGACTTGCTGCTTGAAAAGGAAAATGAAATGCAAGAATCTGGTCGTTTACACCTACAAGCTGAGCCCACATTTTTTGTTCAAACCAGTCAGAAATACTGGCTATAATACAAGGCCATTGTTTACATCACAGAAATGAAGAGACCTCATGTGAAGTAAAGTGTAAAAAAGATCaagtacacatgtatatgttcCCAACAGTGGCATAAGCTTTTATTCTTTTACTGTGCCATGGTATTACTGACTGTGACTCACCTACTTACCATTTCAGTATTATTTGAAGTTGAAGCTGAAGCACAAGTTCAAACTAGTTTCAGTAATGCAACAGATAGGCAGTAATGCAGTAGAACGTTCTGACTTACACCATCTAGTGTTGTACCTTTAATATGAAACATTTGTGCTTCTGATCTTAAATAAATTGGCAATAATTAATAAGTCTATTAATTCAAAGTTCATGTGGAATTCCTATGGAACCACAAAAGGTCAGGTCTTTGCTGAAATGCCTGTGGCACTGTCCACAACCAAGCAAGCATTACATTGCCATGGACTTAAAGGCTGTCATGCAAGACAGTAACCTCGGCTCCAAAATAGGTATCCTACAGTTTTTAAAATTTGTTGCTGAACCCATGGGCAAAAAAAAGGTCAAATtcggaactcctcggttcgaaactcggcatgccaccagtcagctgggcgccatctagcaggcataattggcagtgcctgcagcagacacgttttgCTAGGGGggaatgaccggactatgtgggtggggtcttcaaacactgtgtaaggaccctgattagcagatagagaggtgcctgtgcagagtgcatggatgaaaaagggttccactaagggctgtgtgcgggtcggaggaggcgtgagcagcaatatatccacctcgactgcaatcaggactcccccagcagcggaagacaaactgactaaattgctaaattgggagaaaatgcataaataaaatagaaaaaaaagttttatggtcagatgaaacaacaTTGTGTTATTTGGCCACAATAACCAGAACCACTATGTAAAAGCATAGTGGTAAAATGTTTTGGACATGTTTTACTGCCAGtggacagaataataaaaagGAAGATTACAAATAAATCACAACCTTAAACCATTACTCAAGTGTTGCATCCTGGACACAGTTTACAGTAGAGGGTTTCACCAGGACGTAACCTGAAACACACATCAACACTGAATTTAAAATGGCCAAATTTAAGTCTTGACCTCAACCCAAACAACAATGTATACACCATATTTAAAACTCATTGTAACAGTCCTTCACTTGCATTAAACAGGTTTTCGGTTCCTTTCTATACACAAGAACATGTGCTGAAATTAGTCAATTTATCATAGATAGgggtttaaaatgtataaatgtattcttTAGCTTTTTGTCCACCTAGATtgaaagattttttaaataatcaaagATCTTGTTACAAAATACACAAAGCGGTCTGGTATTTTTGAATTTCAATCAGGAAGAGGCAACAAAACCGTCTATTGTGTTGGTGTCCTTTAAACAGAAAGTCCCGGACAAACAGGATTCCTACTTTGTGGTGTATCTGAGTGGCAGCACGGCAAGCTCTGTACTGTACAGTAAAGCACATTCCAGTAGAGGTAATTATAAACGCCCTTGCTGAGTCACCTTGCTGACACACAAACCTCACGCTTAACTAAAAACCTATACCATTGCTACCTGTGAAGGAAGATAAGTCATTCTGGACTAGTAACATCctaatattcataataaaacatgaatattATGTATATAGAGTGTGTTTAGAGTTTGTTGACATGGTACTATTTGGAGTAGAGTATAGAGTACAGTAGAAAAATCAGGTTGAGGTTTTGGTGACCATTATTTACATACATAGCAGGAGTTTCTTAAAGTCCTAATTTTGTCTTATGTACaaagtaaaatgtttacatcacatgtgtcaaactcaaggcccacgAGCCAAATCcagcccgccacgtcattttatgtggcccgcgagagcttaaaagacgtatgattgtcttaaaatacactgtaaaattgtatacaaactgcatctcccacaatgcatgccaattTTGTGACACGCAAAGTAactgcatcccgccactagaaatatttacaaataatcctaaaatgtacaagaagacaAAAtcgaagcagaaggaggaaatttaataaaagatgggaaagtgaagtttgtgcttcaagaagaaaaattggtacgtctcttgtggtatgaggccgtgtctgtggtaaaggagtacaatatgaatgtagatatacactgatcagccataacattaaaaccacctccttgtttctacactcactgcccattttatcagctccacttaccaatgaggagcactttgttgttctacaattactgactgtagtccatctgtttctctgcatgcttttttttgtctgctttcaccctgttcttcaatggtcaggaccaccacagagcaggtattatttaggtggtggatcattctcagcactgcagtgacactgacatggtggtggtgtgttagtgtgtgttgtgctggtatgagtggatcagacacagcagcgctgctggaggttttaaataccgtgtccactcactgtccactctattagacactcctacctagttggttcaccttgtagatgtaaagtcagaggcgatcgctcatctattgctgctgtttgagttgatcatcttctagaccttcatcagtggtcacaggacgctgtccacggggcgctgttggctggatatatttttggttggtcgacgattcttagtccagcagtgacagtgaggtgtttaaaaacttcatcagaacTGCTGTGTCTTTTctattcataccagcacaacacacactaacacaccaccactatgtcagtgttactgcagtgctgagaatcatccaccacccaaataatacctgctctgtagtggtcctgggagagtcctgaccattgaagagcagcataaaagggggctaataaagtatgcagagaaatagatggactacagtcagtaattgtaaaactacaaagtgcttctatatggtaagtggagctgataaaatggacagtgagtgtagaaacaaggaggtggttttaatgttatggctgatcagtatacattacaaatatacagtataaatttggcattttgacaccatacacagaatttagcctccaagaaaatcAGTATATAATCAGTAAGCAATCACATATAAGGGAGAGTTTTGGGATTTATTTTTTGGACTTAAACACATACCGACATATACAAATCGAACATTCACTAATTTAGGTTTATTTTTAGaatataaacatatactaaAACCTACTGGGTCTAGATGCCAGCATTTGTTGCTTTAAAATGCAAaggttttttattaatattctatCCCATGTGGTAATATTTCTAACAGAAGCATGTTGCTTTTTAATACAGTGTTGTCTGAGTGTTCAAAAACCACCTTTGGATTTGCCCTTCAggcacaaacttttttttttaatcttttgatAATGTCATGGTCTGTAGATTGTAAAATTTCTCAGTTGTGCACCAAGAGAAGCTCCAACACCAGTGACAAAGTGACAAAATTCGACTGTTCCCTGCGCAACTGAGCCTTTTTTGGGAGAAAATACCAGCTAAAGTCAAACTATAATAAGGAAAGAGGCATTACGAGGTTAcggtcatttgtttgtttgtttgtttgtttgtttattaggattttaacgtcatgttttacactttggttacattcatgacaggaacggtagttactcattacacaagattcatcagttgacaaggttatatcgaagacagtcatggacgatttagtatctccaattcatcttacttgcatgtctttggactgtgggaggaaacccacacggacacggggagaacatgcaaactccacacagaaaggacccagaacacCCCATCTagggactgaacccaggaccctcttgctatgaggcgacagtgctacccacttagccatttCTATCAACctttttatcctgatcagggttgcagtgggtccggttcacctggaaacactgggtgcaaggtaggaataccctggacagggccccattccattgcagggcttcagtcACCCCCTCAGATACAGTATATTGTGTCAGctgtggtgagctagcgtaatagacctcTGCATCACCTGAGCAGGAGGCCAGGTCACAAagttaaaatacattatataggTTTCTATACCGCCAAATTAATTAAGCTGCTGGATGTGTCATTTGACCCAGCAGGTTTAGCTTATctgtgaaggttttttttttttcaggccaGAGGGGGTAGGTGTTTAAttaattcagtcacagaaaaaaagtAGCAATTACAATACTGCTTTCTCATTTTTAAACAAGACCATTTTATAGAGTCCACATAAGCAAGTGTATTTGAGATGACAGAAGAATGCTGTTCATGGCAAGTGTATGAGGATTTAGGCATGAAGTTTGGTCACTCATTTGGCATTCTAAATGTCTAAATAATGTTTCTTCGTGCaaaattatttcattaaaatgacatttttagaaCAGAGCATTTTGTTCTACACTCAATCTATATTTGTTTTGTGATGCTTTTAGATATTAAAAAAACTATTTGCCTTGATACATGGCACATAATCTGTGTGCTGTTAGTTCAAAAGGAAAACTACACCTTATCTCCATGTGACTATTTCAAGCATTACAGTTAACAAGAAAAACCCTGTGGGCTCAATGCATTtcaggtttttaaaaaaaaagggtttTTAGCCCAAGTGTTTTGGGTGAGGTTGTCAGGTTGTGAATGAAGCCCTCTTGTGGCGAGAGAACATTTTTCAACAGTTTCCAGTTTTTATACGCCTGACCACTTAAAGAGGCGCACTGAGATGTCAGGGGAATGAAAAACAGCTAGttttggtgctgcacagctccaggaCCCTAGATTTGAGCCTATATTTTAGTTATTGTGTACAtagagtttctttaaatatCATGATTCCCTCTCACCTCCCAAAACTTGCCAGCAGATAAACTGTCTACTCTAGGTGTGTCAGAGTGATTAAGTGATGACCTACAAAGATCTTGCACTGTCCAAACTGCATTAttactgcgaccctgaccatgataagcAATAAATAAGTCCAATCAAAATTACTTCCAGCCAGgtgtgggtcagtgtgtaactgAATTTAAACTGAGAGAGATGCTTTTGCATGGTGGACCGGTATGACTGTCTATGGTGTATTTCTGCTTTGCACCCAACATTCTCTGGATAGGCCCTGGATCACTGGAaacttgaccaggataaagggcTTTGGAGTGTGGTGCTCCTGTGGCACTTAAGAACTGGATTCTAAGCTCTGCTATTAGCCAGCCATGTGTCTACACaaacgtgattggctatgtcccgGTGAGGGCCGACTGAAAGgactgcggcctctgctggatGGTCAAAGGAGTCAacctgcctcgtgcaggtgagagAAAGCTTGGCAACTACACACATTAGGTACGACCCTCCTTGGTCTGGGAGACTGCAGCACGAGATCCAACTGGGCAGTTGGATACTAAATTAGGAGAAAGgaataaatgcataaacagaatttaaaaatgaataagaaAGAGCTCTGAAGCAgactaaataatcaaacagaaaataaattacAACATGTTTAGAAATTTAATTGTGTTTCAAGAATTCATGAAATAACAATAGCAATAGATCAGTTTCAATTTCAGGGTCAGGACATTTAGAGGTACGAATGAATTCCTTTATAAATAACATCAGAAATCCCACAGTAAACATAAATCTATGTACAATCTCTTAATAAATAAGTCATTATTCTCATAAAATGTTATGTACAGATTAAAACGCTAAattataatacatacacacattaaaaacacaaactatcacaaaaacacaaaaaaatcatGCAAGTTCATCAGTGCACGCTGCAAAATCTCACTAGGTAAGACCAGGCAACAGTAATTTCATATTACAtatcagattttttttgtaaaacgGTTAACAGTTCAAGTTTCCTACAAAGACCcgtgcagtaaatgtaaatgtaacttcgGCTGATGAAAAATAGAGCTTGTTTTACAATGTGCATAGCAAACGTTAGAGTCAGCGGTGATGATACACATCCTTCTTTGTCGACTCTGGTATGCAGTTTGCTCTGTGCAAAACCGCTGCTACATTCTTCATCTTGTATTAACGATCCAACTGAACAATGCAACGAgctaaaatgaacaatgtagtAATATAAGCTAGTTCTGTACAAGTCCCTTCTGCAATTTTACGATTGGAATCATTAAGTCTGATTGATGCTTCTATGACTGAAACGCCAGGGAGGACTCTAACTGGCGCTTTAGCAGGTCCACCACGTCTGGTGTACATGTTGCCTCTGCGATGTCTAGCGCTGTGTCACCTCTCGTGTCCTGGTGCCCGAGATTCGAGCGTGGTGCCAGGAACTCCACCACATCTTTGTAGCCTTCTCGAATGGCGATATGAATGGGCAAAGCGCCGGACAGGTCGGGAATGTTTACAGAGGCACCATAGTCCACCAAAACGCGAAGCGTGTCCAGGAAGCCGGTTCGGGAAGCATCATGAGCTGGTGTGATTCCAAAGTGGTCCTG contains these protein-coding regions:
- the cdkn2d gene encoding cyclin-dependent kinase 4 inhibitor D, coding for MVLSESDAGKSLSSAAAKGDTAELRRLLEESRVHPDTRNEFGKTALQVMMMGNTNVACLLLENGADPNIQDHFGITPAHDASRTGFLDTLRVLVDYGASVNIPDLSGALPIHIAIREGYKDVVEFLAPRSNLGHQDTRGDTALDIAEATCTPDVVDLLKRQLESSLAFQS